TTGGGAGGGCGAAGAGGTGGGAATTTGATAAACCATATTCACTTAGTCGGTTATGGGCCTCCCCTTCGTGTCCCTGTCCAATCCATCCCTTTGACTCCTCCGCATTGACCTAGAACCTCATTCTTAGACCAGGGCCGATTCCCTTCTGAGACAGCAGCTCCTTACTCCACAAGGGTATGGGATTCCTGGAAATGGTTATTAGTTTTCCTGGTAGGGCATAGGAATGGATGAGGAGTTGCCCTGACCTCTGCCCTCTCAGGATGATAAAGTTATTTGCTCGGGGCAGGGCTTAGACAACTTACTCTGATAAAAAAATAACACAGGCTCCAGTAAGCCAGAACAGAACATTTTATGGGAAGAGCTACAGAGAATCAGGGCTACATCTCCCCCAGCCCACCTCATTGTTCTTCTCCCAGCCTCACTCCATCTCCCCAGATGTTTATCTGAGGCTTGTTGAAATGGACCAAGacattttctcctccctcccctcaaagAGATAATGCTTTGCCACCTGCTTCCTTTTACTCCTCCAAGAGACAGAACTCAGTAAGTCCAATCTGTTCTCCCAGCCCAGATGGGGAACTTGGGGGCTCAGAGTCCCCAGAGCCTTGGTTGCGCTTAAAGGGGGTGTCTAAATTAGGACTGAGTGCTGAGCACTTGCAGGGTGCCTGTAAATTTGCACAGAATCCATCACAGACTTCCAGGGTAGGAGTCAGAGGGTCTGACCTGGACTTACTTGGGGGCAGCTTCCCTTTCAGCATCTCTTAAACACATTTTTCAAGCCTTACCCCTGACTCCTGATaccctcacacatacacacagcctgCAAGTCTGGTCCTTAGCTCTCTACCTGCTCCCCGGGACCCAGAGCCTGGGCTATTAGCATATCAAGGTCCAGGGAACaagttgggggtggtggtgtccAGGGTGCGGCCAAGACCAGAAATCTAAACAGTGGGAAGAACCAGGTGCCAGATGGACCCCTGCCCAGGAGGGGTCTAGGTGAGAGGGATGGGGAAATGGGAGGAGGGAATGGCAATGAAAGGGGAGGGTCAGGGTAAGGGGTCAAAGATGGAGGCCCAGGGCCCTAGCAATGGGGGCTGATCCTGGGGACAGAAACCCTTGCATAGGTCCCAGAGTGTTTCCTGTGCTAGGAGGGCGAAGACCTGGGCCCAACGACCCCTCTCCTCAGCCTCATTAACTGCATGAAGCCGGTAGACACAGGACAGGCCTGTGAGGAGCAGGTGTTCAAAGTCCCAATGGCTAAGAGGAGGCCCCTTCCGCAGGTCCTGGAACTGCTGTAGCCGCTGCTCAACACCCTCCAAGTCACTAGGCACGTGGTGCTGCAGGAGAAGTCTGAGTCGGCGGCCTGGATGTGTGGATGCTAGTTCCTCATCCTGGATGTACAGCTGCCCCATGACATCCAgctccagcccagcccagagcaGCTGTAAGGGGAGTCTTATAAGGGGTGGGCTGTGGttgaggggcagggcagggagcaaGAATGGTCCGGGGGCATAAGCAAGCAGTAGGACTCATACCGGGTCCCCCCCATCCCAGAAGGCCCACCCTGAGACATCCCCCCTTCCCAACCCTGAGCTTAGGGACCTCTGGACATGCCCACCCCCATGTCCCAGGCTGGGAGGAAAGACCTCAAACATCACTTCTGGGGCCTCTGGCTCCTGTAGGCCACCTCCCACGTTGGTGCTGTCCATCAGCTGCCCTGGAGCAGCAGAGGGGAGTCAGGCCCCTGCCATGCTCCATTCTGaataccccagcctcccagaaatGGCCCTCAGCTGGTAGGGGTCCCTAGTAATTCATTAATCTACAAAAAtgcccccttctcccctcccaaaTATGTGCACATGCACATTGACATTCCCCCTCTCAGGCATAGTTCTTGTGATGCCAAAAGCAACATCTCAAGCCCAATTACCGTCTTGGCAAATGCCCATGACTCCTTTAACTTGCACAATGCCCTAGGTAAAGAGCTCCAGGCCAATGGGTCACCAAGACCCATAATCATCTGGGGACAGTGTCACCTAAAACAGTGCCAGTGACCCTCCCCAGAAGATGAGGACCTCTGGGAAAAGCCTATTCT
This is a stretch of genomic DNA from Nycticebus coucang isolate mNycCou1 chromosome 14, mNycCou1.pri, whole genome shotgun sequence. It encodes these proteins:
- the FAM180B gene encoding protein FAM180B, which encodes MAVTLQFLACFMGATCLLHGVTTTQHHAGQLMDSTNVGGGLQEPEAPEVMFELLWAGLELDVMGQLYIQDEELASTHPGRRLRLLLQHHVPSDLEGVEQRLQQFQDLRKGPPLSHWDFEHLLLTGLSCVYRLHAVNEAEERGRWAQVFALLAQETLWDLCKGFCPQDQPPLLGPWASIFDPLP